In Pseudoliparis swirei isolate HS2019 ecotype Mariana Trench chromosome 9, NWPU_hadal_v1, whole genome shotgun sequence, a genomic segment contains:
- the aurkaip1 gene encoding aurora kinase A-interacting protein, with translation MFTSRVVPRLLRRATCALRGHGDIVNGCAQPVLPASCSLLQPKWRNYSTAADNAPPPRWVQLVPELDDALVPRKLSVSPLESWLSVSYSLPPLLEDAQPQENARQLEEKVLPPIVVPVKEDSEGSATPLSCKNVLKIRRRKMNRHKYKKLLKRTKFLKARVLMGRGKKKQKRFEKDLKSIWKRAGLRKAPEGWNVPKLFIKQHGKKRG, from the exons ATGTTTACTTCAAGAGTTGTCCCCCGTTTATTACGTAGAGCAACGT GTGCACTTCGAGGCCATGGAGACATTGTAAATGGATGTGCACAACCGGTTCTTCCCGCTTCCTGCTCTTTGCTACAACCAAAATGGAGAAACTACTCGACCGCAGCAGACAACGCACCTCCTCCTCGATGGGTACAACTTGTGCCGGAGCTGGATGATGCTCTTGTGCCACGTAAATTGTCAGTGAGTCCTCTGGAGAGCTGGCTCTCCGTGAGTTATTCTCTTCCTCCCCTGCTGGAGGACGCTCAGCCGCAGGAGAATGCAAGGCAACTGGAAGAGAAGGTGCTGCCACCCATCGTTGTACCTGTTAAGGAGGATAGCGAAGGTTCAGCGACACCCCTGAGTTGTAAGAATGTTCTGAAGATCCGACGGCGGAAGATGAACCGACATAAATACAAGAAGCTGCTTAAACGGACTAAATTCTTGAAGGCCAGAGTGCTCATGGGCAGAGGGAAAAAGAAGCAG AAACGATTTGAGAAGGATCTAAAGAGTATTTGGAAACGAGCCGGCCTGAGAAAGGCTCCAGAGGGATGGAATGTACCGAAGCTCTTCATTAAACAGCATGGAAAGAAAAGAGGCTGA
- the LOC130200040 gene encoding matrix remodeling-associated protein 8-like → MHLEFTLLPIVAALFLPGAWGQSGGSSSPLGVVVEAMNITLPAGSRAVLPCHSPRMVWTQDRLKDRQRVVHWDLVRSSPEYSVERVLDMSPGARQRVYNGFNKGRISIQDSAFNDGNFSLIIKTVVTTDKGVYTCNLHHHYCQIHQSIQIQLNITKSVRKERRYWDGEKTVFVVLLGKSVALPCVNRRSLWREGLQEDQQQVAHWDFQPPGVRPDRAARLVDLYASGERRDYGPLFGPSKMSVQEDAFTLGDFSLSILDLKPLDKGLYSCHLHHHYCGLSERRIFRLTVGPPLPSVPTTAPRIIQNDVPAPRIEVVEGPRVVNVILPEHRGYFVQHLGYFLATFMLLAIIVVAVIVLTRRRKKRGLEYDLRRLDHGNMISGGEMSLDCTELRTCHQEPMNSDHKNNQLKERDMVKDCNKDFEKLWK, encoded by the exons ATGCACCTCGAGTTTACTCTCCTTCCGA TTGTTGCTGCTCTCTTCTTGCCAGGAG CATGGGGTCagagcggcggcagcagcagcccgCTCGGTGTGGTGGTGGAGGCCATGAACATCACTCTCCCTGCAGGGTCCAGGGCCGTTCTGCCCTGCCACAGCCCCCGCATGGTGTGGACCCAGGACCGACTGAAGGACCGTCAGAGGGTGGTGCACTGGGACTTGGTGCGCAGCAGCCCAGAGTATTCTGTGGAGCGAGTCCTCGACATGTCCCCCGGGGCCCGCCAGAGGGTCTACAATGGCTTCAACAAGGGGCGCATTTCCATCCAGGACTCTGCTTTCAATGACGGCAACTTCTCCCTGATCATCAAAA CTGTTGTCACAACTGACAAAGGGGTTTATACTTGTAATCTGCACCATCACTACTGCCAGATTCACCAGTCCATTCAAATCCAACTCAACATCACGAAATCAG TTCGGAAAGAGAGACGATACTGGGACGGAGAGAAGACTGTGTTCGTGGTCTTGTTGGGCAAGTCCGTGGCCTTGCCCTGTGTGAACCGGCGCTCCCTGTGGAGAGAGGGTCTCCAGGAGGATCAGCAGCAAGTGGCTCACTGGGACTTCCAGCCTCCCGGCGTGCGTCCGGACCGGGCCGCCCGCCTGGTGGACCTCTACGCCTCCGGAGAGCGCCGGGATTACGGGCCGCTCTTCGGACCGAGCAAGATGAGCGTGCAGGAGGATGCGTTCACTTTAGGAGACTTCTCACTGTCCATTTTGGACTTGAAGCCGCTCGATAAAGGCCTGTACTCCTGCCACCTGCATCACCATTACTGTGGTCTGAGTGAGAGACGCATCTTCAGGCTCACTGTGGGACCTCCACTCCCATCCGTACCCACTACAGCACCCAGGATTATCCAGAATGACGTGCCAGCGCCAA GGATTGAAGTGGTGGAGGGCCCACGTGTGGTGAACGTCATCCTCCCTGAGCATCGTGGTTATTTCGTGCAGCATTTGGGATACTTCCTGGCAACTTTCATGCTGCTGGCCATCATCGTTGTCGCCGTTATTGTGCTGACTCGACGACGCAAAAAACGag gtcTGGAGTATGACCTGCGTCGACTGGATCA TGGAAATATGATCAGCGGAGGTGAAATGTCATTAGACTGCACAGAGCTGAGGACCTGTCACCAAGAACCGATGAATTCAG ACCACAAAAACAACCaactgaaagagagagacatggtcAAAGACTGCAATAAGG ACTTTGAGAAGCTGTGGAAGTGA